CAGAGCGTGGTCTCTGAGTGTGCAGAGCCCGCCCTGTGCGTGTGCAGAGCCCGGTCTGTGCGTGTGCAGAGCCCGGTCTGTGCGTGTGCAGAGCCCGGTCTGTGAGTGCGCAGAGCCCGGTCTGTGAGTGCGCAGAGCCCGGTCTGTGAGTGCGCAGAGCCCGGCCTGTGTGTGCGCAGAGCCTGGTCTGTGAGTGTGCAGAGCCCTGTCTGTGCGTGTGCAGAGCCCGGTCTGTGAGTGTGCAGAGCCCTGTCTGTGCGTGTGCAGAGCCCGGTCTGTGAGTGTGCAGAGCCCGGTCTGTGAGTGTGCAGAGCCCTGTCTGTGCGTGTGCAGAGCCCTGTCTGTGCGTGTGCAGAGCCTGGTCTGTGCGTGTGCAGAGCCCTGTCTGTGCGTGTGCAGAGCCCAGTCTTTGAGTGTGCAGGGCCCTTTCTGTGCGTGTGCAGAGCCCGGTCTGTGAGTGTGTACAGCCTGGTCTGTGCGTGTGCAGAGTCCAGTCTGTGCATGTGCAGAGCCCGGTCTGTGCGTGTGCAGAGTGTGGTTTCTGAGTGTGCAGAGCCCGCCCTGTGCGTGTGCAGAGCCTGGTCTGTGCGTGTGCAGAGCGTGCTCTCTGAGTGTGCAGAGCCCGGTCTGTGCGTGTGCAGAGCGTGCTCTCTGAGTGTGCAGAGCCCGGCCCTGTGCGTGTGCAGAGCCCGGTCTCTGAGTGTGCAGAGCCCCGTGCGTGAGCGCTTTCCGCCTGGCGTCAGGACGCCCTCATTTGCCCAGAGGCCCTGAGCGCCGCCAGTGCGGAGCAGCAGAGACTGTGGTTAGGTGGGTTCTGTGGTTGGTGCAAATATGTTGAACAATTCTGCTAATGTAATTCCATGATTGTGCCAGTCTTGCATTTTGCTGAAATGAAACATTGAAGAAAAATACTATAAACTTTAAGCTGCCGAGAAATATCCAGATAAAAACAACTTGAAGTTGAACACAGAACGTGGATCTCAGGCCTAAAGCCTAAGTCGCAGGTCCTCGTCCACCAACAGAGAAATTCTTCAAAGTTTAAATAGAAGTTTGGACTCACTATTATACATATTTCtgtataaataaagaaatgaagtgtgtcattaaaaggagaaaaagagcttGGGTTAGACATGATGTAATATTGACTGACAAAATCCATACGTATGGACCTGGAGAAGTTCACCAATAGATACAGGGAAATCCAATTTATTTGCCCATTCCTCAACtcggaaaaaataaatataaatgcagGCAAGTGTGCCCCGGTGAAAGGCTCGTTGCTGGCGCGCGGTGGGGGCGGCCATCGTCCCAAGCTTGTGTTGACGTGGGTGTCTCCTAGAGAACACCGCGTCCTGCGGCCCGCCCAGGCCTCTCCACTGAGCCTGCAGAAGGGCCGCGTGCCactgcacgtgcgtgtgtgcatgcgtgtgtgtgcgtgtgtgtgtgtgtgtgtgcctcacaTGTTCTACTTCTTCACAAGTGAGGTCTCTGTCGGTCGCATCTCCAGGGGGCCTGGAAGTCTACAGAGAGCCTCGCCATCCCAGACCGTGAGGCAGCTCCAGCTCCACAAGGACTGGGCCCACAGCTGCCCCCCAGAGGCCCACGGCTGCCCCCCGGGAGACCCACTGCTGCCCCCCCCGGAGACCCACCGCTGCCCCCCAGGAGACCCACCACTGCCCCCCAGGAGACCCACGGCTGCCCCCCAGAAGAACCACCGCTGCCCCCCTAGAGGCCCATGGCTGCCCCCCCCGGAGACccaccgctgccccccccccccccggagaccCACCGCTGCCCCCGAGGAGACCCACCGCTGCCCCCCAGAGGCCCACGGCTGCCCCCCCCAGAGGCCCACGGCTGCCCCCCCCAGAGGCCCACGGCTGCCCCCCCAGAGGGCCCACTGCTGCCCCCCAGAGGCCCACGGCTGCCCCCCAGGAGACCCACCGCTGCCCCCCAGAGGCCCACGGCTGCCCCCCCCAGAGGCCCACGGCTGCCCCCCCCAGAGGCCCACGGCTGCCCCCCCAGAGGCCCACTGCTGCCCCCCAGAGGCCCACCGCTGCCCCCCCAGGAGACCCACGGCTGCCCCCCCAGGAGACCCACCGCTGCCCCCCCCAGGAGACCCACCGCTGCCCCCCAGAGGCCCACGGCTGCCCCCCAGGAGAACCACCGCTGCCCCCCTAGAGGCCCACGGCTGCCCCCCCCCGGAGACCCACCGCTGCCCCCCCCGGAGACCCACCGCTGCCCCCCCAGGAGACCCACCGCTGTCCCCCAGGAGACCCCACGGCTGCCCCCCGCGGAGGCCCACGGCTGCCCCCTGGAGACCCACTGCTGCCCCCCAGAGGCCCACCACTGCCCCCCCAGAGGCCCACGGCTGCCCCCCCAGGAGACCCACTGCTGCCCCCCGGAGGCCCACGGCTGCACCCCGGAGACCCACCACTGCCCCCCCGGAGACCCACCGCTGCCCCCCAGGAGACCCCACCGCTGCCCCCCAGGAGACCCACGGCTGCCCCCCCAGAGGCCCACGGCTGCCCCCCCGGAGACCCACCGCTGCCCCCCCAGGAGGCCACTGCTGCCCCCCCAGGAGACCCACCACTGCCCCCCAGGAGACCCCACCGCTGCCCCCCCAGGAGACCCACCACTGCCCCCCCAGGAGGCCCACGGCTGCCCCCCCAGGAGACCCACAGTTGCGCTGAACAGGCCCCGTTTGCCCCCCTCCTCAGCGAGGCCGCTCCCCCCCCGTTTCCCgtaggtgggggggtggggggctgagggAAAGCTAACTTTCCTCTATGGAGAGTGAGAAACTCAGAGCCAGGCTGTGTCAACCGCGGGGCGCTGCAAGTATTTGCCTAACAAACTGAAAACCCAGAGCTCTCCCTCGTCCTGACACCTGCTCCGAGtcgccgtccgtccgtccgtccgtccgtcccagAGAGGAAGCAGGGCTCCGCTGGCGGAGCTTCTGCTGCGGGGGTCTCAGGCAGAGGgcagcgccccccacccccggcaccaGCCGGGGAGAAGGCAGATGGGGAGGCGCCCAGGTGGGGCGCTCCGGAGGCCGGGGCCAGCGGTGCCCAGCTTGTCCTCCGTGCTGGGAGCGCGGGTGCTGACGTTATGTTTTACTAAGAAAGAACAAACGCCTCGGAAAGTTCAGCTGCGTCTCAGCCACGGCGCCCCGACCTCGGGGCGGGGAGCACGCGGGAGCGAATAGCGCGGCGGGAGCGGTCAGGAGCGGGGCTGCCCACGCCCCACGCCCCACGCCCCACGCCCACGCCCCACGCCCACAGCCCCACGCCCCATGCCCCACGCCGGCGCCCCACGCCCCACGCCCCACGCCCCATGCCCCACTCCCCACGCCCCACGCCCCACGCCCCACGCCCCACGCCGgcgccccaccccccacgccccaCGCCCCACACCCCACGCCCCACGCCGGCGCCCCACGCCCCACGCCGGCGCCCCACGCCCCACGCCCCACGCCCCACGCCCACGCCCCACACCCCATGCCCCACGCCCCACGCCCCACGCCGGCGCCCCACGCCCCCACGCCCCACTCCCCACGCCCCACGCCCCACGCCCACGCCGGCGCCCCATGCGAGGCGTCGGTCCACAGGAGGCTGGAGTAAGGGGCGTGCAGGCACGCAGGGGCAGGTGCGCACAACGGTGTGCGTGCTCACCGGGCACACACGCGTGCGGTGTGCTCGGGCAAGGAGTGATCGCGGGGAGCCACGGGGCCTCACTGGCCTCGGGCTGTGGGCCGGGCACACTTCCGCGCgtcggggggccgggccgggcctcggGCACGCTCCTCCCCCCGCTCCGGTGAGGCCCGCGGGTCCTGCAGGTCCTCCGGTGATGCCTGCGTGGCTGGGCACGAGGAGGCCTCGGCCGTGGAGCCGGGGGCGTCTCCCGGGACGCCGGGGTCCCCCCGGGGCGAGGACCTGGCTCCCGTCGCAGTCAAGCACCGAAGAGCAGGGCAGAGGCTGCTGCCAGGCCGGAAGcgcagggcgggggcggggggagcaaggccggctccccctcctcctcctcctgtgctcCGCACCGCGGCGTGCCGGGGAGCAGCCGCCGCGCCCTCCACAGGCTGTGCCGGACGCCCTGCCGGCCCTGGGGAGGCATCCTGAGTGTGCTCCAGCTCACCACATGACCGCACCAAGGTGTGCAGAGGAGGCCACGCGCCTCGCAGCTCGCCTCTGTGCCctggtgctccctcctccccattccatGGActggtgctccctcctccccatctccgTGGActggtgctccctcctccccgtcTCCGTGGGctggtgctccctcctccccttctccgtGGGctggtgctccctcctccccgtcTCCGTGGGctggtgctccctcctccccatctccgTGGACTGGGTGCTCCCTCCTCCCGTCTCCGTGGActggtgctccctcctccccgtcTCCGTGGGCCggtgctccctcctccccgtcTCCGTGGACTGGTGCTCCCTCCTCCCGTCTCCGTGGACTGGTGCTCCCTCCTCCCGTCTCTGTGGGCcggtgctccctcctccccatctccatGGActggtgctccctcctcccccttctctgtggACTGGTGCTCTCTCCTCCCCCGTCTCCGTGGActggtgctccctcctcccccttctctgtggACTGGTGCTCCCTCCTCCGCGTCTCCGTGGActggtgctccctcctccccgtcTCCGTGGGCCggtgctccctcctccccgtcTCCGTGGGCCggtgctccctcctccccgtcTCCGTGGGCCGGTGCTCCCTCACGCCCCGCGTGGCGCTGAGGGCCGTGGCCCGGCTCTGCCTCTCCAGCCGTGCTCCCCGCCCGCAGCCCCCGTGCTCGTCCCGTGTTCCTGTCGCCGCTGGACGTCAGTGGACGCCCACGTTCCCCGCCTCGCCGGCAGCCCGCGtggccgccccgccgccctctGAGTCGAGACGCGAGAAGGAGTCGCCTGAATCGCCTCTCGGGCtcccccaggggagagggtgacgCCCACTCTCACACCGATGACTGCGAGCTGCGGGCCACGCGGCCCCCAATCGGAGCCACGGGGGGgcacccctgcccagcccctggcaCCGCAGCGTCCCCCGGAACTTGTCTGCAGCCCTGGCAGGCGGATGGACCCTAGGGAGCACCCCGTccaggccccccccgcccccacacagcCCCCACGCGGATCAGAACGGACGGCCCCCGGCAGGCTCCCTCCAGCGGGCCCTCGACGACCTTGCGGAGACCACCGCCCCGAGGACAATCAGCTCCCGAGGGCGGAGCaaggggcgggcgggggtgagCGGGCCGGCACACCGCGTGTGACGATCACCACGGGACCAAAGGAAGAGTGTAAAGCCGGCCTCATTAGTCACTTCCCGAAGGAGCGGGATCGATGCCGCGCGGGCCTCGGAGGACGGCGGGGGGGTCAGCTGCGCGCGGTCTCCCCGGCGGAGGAGGAGGTGGCGGCGGCGCGGGCCCCGGGTAGCCCGGCTGTCGATAGTCTGGGAGCACTGAGAGCAATAATCGATAAGTCATATTGCCAAAATCTATAGTGTGACCATcctaaaggaaaatcaatcactCCCTTATAAGTAGGCTTGCCTGGAAGATTTTATTGAGGGATTTCTCTCTAATGTTAAGCACGGTGCTTCTATGTGGCgctcttttaattaaaaacagaCAGCTCTGCAAACAGCATCCGAGCTCTGTCTGCACCTGATTTCACAACGAGACACacaaatatttgtatttgttttagcatcatgctaatttatttttcatgttgtcCTGATTGCCCGAGCCCTACTCATTAAACAAAACATGCCATTCCGTCGTAAAGGATATTAAATTATGAGGTTGGCCACCTTTCTTTTCGCCGTCATAATTTAGACCGAGGATATAATTCATTCCACATCTTCCGTGCGTACCGCACAGTGTGCCGGTGCAGGCTTTCCCTCGAGAAGATTTAAAAGGCGCAGTGGCCCCCGCCGAGGCACCAGAGACAAACCGGTATTCCTGTCACTCGCACTCGGGACAAACATCATCTTCGCTTACCAGGCTGCTGATAGCAGTATTGATTACCAATATCAATGCTTATTTCAATGTGCAGAGGCAACCCAGGTGGTCATCAGtgtgtatgtatttctttttaagcaaAACCTAAGTGGAAAAGTCGGTACCTCCCGTTAGCACCGTCTTGGATATGAACAGCCCTGGCGCGTTGTCGCCGGGTCCTCCCTGCAGAGCCCGGCAGCAGACCGGGCCCCACGGTGGCTCTGCAAGCTCTCCTGTGGCCTTGGCCCTGGCAGGCTCCGGGAGGCAGCGTCTTCACCCGCCACGCTTTGTGTTGGTCACAGGCCAGTGTCCCAGAGCTGTCCCCAGGCCCGGACGCCCGCAGGGCGGGTAGTGGCACCGTCGCCTAGGGCCCGGGGTCCCAGCCTGGCAGATGCTGTAACTCGCAGTTCCCAGAGGGGTTCCTCACCATCACACATCCACCGCGGATTCTCCCAGCAACTGGTTCCACCACTCACGAAAGCAAGGTACTCAAATCAGATGTGGCTGCCCACCTCCGGGTTCCGGGTGCCGAAGGgacccagtgccccccccccccgcccacgccAGAGTCCTCAAGGCAGGAAGCAGAAGGACCTGGCCCCACGCGGTGGCCGGCAGGTGTCCTGGTCCCC
This Perognathus longimembris pacificus isolate PPM17 chromosome 15, ASM2315922v1, whole genome shotgun sequence DNA region includes the following protein-coding sequences:
- the LOC125363956 gene encoding proline-rich protein HaeIII subfamily 1-like: MFYFFTSEVSVGRISRGPGSLQRASPSQTVRQLQLHKDWAHSCPPEAHGCPPGDPLLPPPETHRCPPGDPPLPPRRPTAAPQKNHRCPPRGPWLPPPETHRCPPPPRRPTAAPEETHRCPPEAHGCPPQRPTAAPPRGPRLPPQRAHCCPPEAHGCPPGDPPLPPRGPRLPPPEAHGCPPQRPTAAPPEAHCCPPEAHRCPPRRPTAAPPGDPPLPPPGDPPLPPRGPRLPPRRTTAAPLEAHGCPPPETHRCPPRRPTAAPPGDPPLSPRRPHGCPPRRPTAAPWRPTAAPQRPTTAPPEAHGCPPRRPTAAPRRPTAAPRRPTTAPPETHRCPPGDPTAAPQETHGCPPRGPRLPPRRPTAAPPGGHCCPPRRPTTAPQETPPLPPQETHHCPPRRPTAAPPGDPQLR